The following are encoded together in the Pseudoalteromonas ruthenica genome:
- a CDS encoding NAD(P)H-hydrate dehydratase: MDSHYSTNLPQLVFTPQQLQQYEGAAAKHSGVSMQELMHRAGSTVAHWIQQHYDEKNRVIVLSGGGNNAGDGFVVATELRQQGYDVKVWPLVAVHTLKGGAATMYERFKQSGGECVQDVSLHHYHIVVDAIFGIGLNRALPEPIADVLAKVNAAKVMRIAIDVPSGVDAHSAQVHNNAFNAHHTLTFIALKQGLLSGRAKTQCGHLWFAPLAIEQAFYRQCSAVACLNDHASMMRKRPVRDQGSHKNNAGHVLVVAGGLGMAGAARLASEAALRTGAGLVSVATHPDNVQTISQGCYELMVHGVTTAQQLTALLEKANVVVIGPGLGQCQWAQQMLSTVLSYEHKRLKVLDADALNLLAQHPQRLTDCVLTPHPKEAARLLQSSVTEVEANRFAKVQELARSYQATVLLKGPGTLICSADKLTINSSGSNALASGGMGDVLSGIIGALLAQGVSPHDSACVGSYVHGLAAQQASSEGSKGLLASDLFPVIRALIG, encoded by the coding sequence ATGGATAGTCATTACAGTACTAATTTACCACAGCTGGTATTTACTCCCCAACAATTGCAGCAATATGAAGGTGCCGCTGCCAAGCACAGCGGAGTGAGTATGCAGGAGCTAATGCACCGAGCGGGTAGCACCGTGGCTCATTGGATACAACAACACTACGACGAAAAAAATCGCGTTATTGTGCTTAGTGGAGGCGGTAACAACGCCGGTGATGGCTTTGTGGTCGCCACTGAATTACGTCAACAAGGGTACGATGTTAAGGTATGGCCGTTGGTCGCTGTGCATACTCTTAAGGGAGGTGCCGCAACCATGTATGAGCGCTTTAAACAAAGCGGTGGGGAGTGTGTTCAAGACGTAAGTCTACATCATTATCATATAGTGGTGGATGCTATCTTTGGCATTGGCCTTAATCGTGCTTTGCCGGAACCTATTGCTGATGTATTAGCAAAAGTAAATGCCGCTAAGGTGATGCGTATCGCCATTGACGTCCCCAGCGGGGTCGATGCCCACAGTGCGCAGGTACATAATAATGCCTTTAATGCCCACCATACACTGACGTTTATTGCCCTAAAGCAGGGTCTATTGAGCGGTCGTGCTAAAACCCAATGTGGTCACTTATGGTTTGCGCCATTGGCAATAGAGCAGGCTTTTTACCGCCAATGTAGTGCAGTGGCTTGCTTGAATGATCATGCATCGATGATGCGCAAGCGGCCAGTTCGAGACCAAGGCAGTCACAAGAATAATGCCGGTCATGTCTTAGTTGTCGCGGGGGGGCTAGGAATGGCGGGCGCAGCGCGATTAGCCAGTGAAGCGGCACTACGAACAGGGGCCGGTTTGGTGAGTGTGGCTACCCATCCAGATAATGTGCAAACCATAAGCCAAGGTTGCTATGAGCTTATGGTTCACGGGGTAACAACTGCTCAGCAACTCACAGCACTATTGGAAAAAGCCAACGTCGTCGTTATTGGGCCTGGATTAGGGCAATGTCAGTGGGCGCAACAGATGCTCAGCACGGTTCTTAGCTATGAACACAAACGATTAAAAGTGCTGGATGCGGATGCATTAAACCTATTGGCACAGCATCCACAGCGACTCACTGATTGTGTTTTGACGCCGCACCCCAAAGAGGCTGCGCGATTATTGCAAAGCTCCGTTACTGAGGTGGAAGCCAATCGCTTTGCCAAGGTGCAGGAGTTAGCGCGTTCATACCAAGCAACAGTGCTGTTGAAAGGTCCGGGTACACTCATTTGTAGCGCTGATAAATTAACAATTAACAGCAGTGGCAGTAACGCACTAGCGAGTGGCGGCATGGGTGATGTATTATCTGGTATAATTGGCGCGTTGCTAGCGCAGGGCGTTAGTCCACATGACAGTGCCTGTGTGGGATCTTATGTGCACGGCTTAGCGGCACAGCAAGCAAGCAGTGAGGGCAGCAAAGGGTTGCTCGCCAGTGATTTATTTCCAGTAATACGAGCTTTAATAGGGTAA
- the miaA gene encoding tRNA (adenosine(37)-N6)-dimethylallyltransferase MiaA: MSSLPVICLMGPTASGKTALAIDLCQHFDTEVISVDSALVYKGMDIGTAKPDAQERALAPHRLIDIVDPAQSYSMADFRRDALAHIEQLHNQGKVPLLVGGTMMYFKGLLKGLSPLPEADADIRAALEAEAKEHGWPALHQQLQQVDPQAAAKINANDSQRINRALEVYRISGKSMTELQQTKAQSLGFPVHQFAIAPSDRRVLHQRIEKRFQIMLEQGFENEVLSLYNRKDLHPDLPSIRCVGYRQMWDYIAGEIDYDEMVFRGVAATRQLAKRQLTWLRGWQNLTWLESGDQENLQRIVSSLS; encoded by the coding sequence GTGAGTTCATTGCCCGTTATCTGTTTAATGGGGCCTACCGCCTCAGGAAAAACCGCCTTAGCCATTGATTTATGCCAACACTTCGATACCGAAGTGATCAGCGTCGATTCCGCCTTGGTGTATAAAGGAATGGACATCGGCACCGCCAAACCTGATGCACAAGAGCGTGCGTTGGCACCCCATCGACTTATTGACATTGTTGACCCGGCACAGAGCTACTCCATGGCTGACTTTCGCCGCGACGCTCTAGCGCACATCGAACAGCTACATAATCAAGGCAAAGTACCCTTGTTAGTCGGTGGTACTATGATGTATTTCAAAGGCTTACTTAAAGGGCTGTCGCCACTACCTGAAGCTGATGCAGACATTCGAGCTGCCCTCGAAGCCGAAGCAAAAGAGCATGGATGGCCGGCGTTACATCAGCAGTTACAGCAGGTGGACCCGCAGGCGGCAGCGAAAATTAACGCCAATGATTCACAGCGAATTAATCGCGCCTTAGAGGTATACCGTATCAGTGGCAAGAGTATGACTGAACTGCAGCAAACGAAGGCACAATCCTTAGGGTTTCCAGTTCATCAATTTGCTATTGCGCCAAGCGATCGTCGCGTTTTGCACCAGCGTATAGAGAAAAGATTCCAAATAATGCTCGAGCAGGGGTTTGAAAACGAAGTTTTGTCCCTATATAACAGGAAGGATTTGCACCCGGATCTGCCTTCTATTCGTTGCGTAGGGTATAGACAAATGTGGGATTACATCGCGGGTGAAATTGATTATGATGAAATGGTTTTTCGTGGAGTAGCTGCTACGCGTCAGTTGGCGAAAAGGCAGTTAACCTGGCTTCGAGGTTGGCAGAACCTAACGTGGCTTGAAAGCGGGGACCAAGAAAACTTGCAACGTATAGTAAGTTCGCTAAGCTAG
- the hflK gene encoding FtsH protease activity modulator HflK, producing the protein MAWNEPGNNGNDKDPWNNKGGRDQGPPDLDEVLKKYSDKFGGLFGGKKGGGNNKNGGLGGVGLLIVLVIAAIIWGLSGFYTVKEAERGVVLQFGKFDRIAQPGLRWKATFIERVIPVDIEAVRSLSASGFMLTEDENVVSVEFEVQYRVVDPYLYKYSVTDADHSLQQALDSALRYVVGHSQMDQVLTTGREIVRQNTWDELNDIIEPYNLGLIVTDVNFKDSRPPAEVKDAFDDAIAAQEDEERFIREAEAYAREIEPRARGQVTRMTQEAEGYRERVTLEAQGEVARFEKLLPEYAAAKDVTRQRLYLETMEQVLGSSTKVLVDVEGGNNMMYLPLDKLLDKHQSGQKITLPSANSIQDLRNKLGANASRNSQVNSGNDRFSKDRFNGGR; encoded by the coding sequence ATGGCCTGGAACGAGCCGGGTAACAATGGCAACGACAAAGATCCTTGGAACAATAAAGGTGGTCGTGACCAAGGACCGCCAGATTTAGACGAAGTACTGAAAAAGTACAGCGATAAGTTTGGTGGCTTGTTTGGTGGTAAAAAAGGGGGCGGTAACAATAAAAACGGCGGTTTAGGCGGCGTTGGATTGCTTATCGTGCTTGTAATTGCTGCGATCATCTGGGGCCTAAGTGGCTTCTACACCGTTAAAGAAGCCGAGCGAGGTGTGGTGCTACAATTTGGTAAGTTTGACCGTATTGCGCAGCCAGGTTTACGCTGGAAAGCGACCTTTATCGAGCGTGTTATCCCTGTTGATATTGAAGCAGTGCGTTCGTTGTCTGCTTCCGGCTTTATGCTCACCGAAGATGAAAACGTTGTGAGCGTTGAGTTTGAAGTGCAGTACCGTGTGGTTGACCCTTATCTTTACAAGTACAGTGTAACTGACGCTGATCACAGCCTGCAGCAGGCGTTGGACAGTGCTCTACGTTATGTTGTGGGCCACTCGCAAATGGACCAGGTACTCACTACAGGTCGTGAAATTGTGCGTCAAAACACCTGGGATGAGCTTAACGACATTATCGAACCATATAACCTTGGCCTGATAGTGACCGACGTGAACTTTAAAGACTCACGCCCACCTGCTGAAGTAAAAGATGCGTTCGATGATGCTATCGCTGCGCAAGAGGATGAAGAGCGCTTTATCCGCGAAGCTGAGGCGTATGCCCGTGAAATTGAGCCACGTGCCCGTGGTCAAGTAACGCGTATGACCCAAGAAGCTGAAGGTTACCGTGAACGCGTTACCCTGGAAGCACAAGGTGAGGTGGCTCGTTTTGAAAAGCTATTGCCTGAGTATGCAGCAGCGAAAGATGTGACCCGACAACGCTTGTATCTAGAGACTATGGAGCAAGTACTAGGCAGCAGCACGAAGGTGCTTGTTGATGTCGAAGGTGGCAACAACATGATGTATCTACCGCTGGACAAACTGCTAGATAAGCATCAGTCAGGGCAAAAAATCACCTTGCCTAGCGCTAATAGCATTCAAGACTTACGCAACAAGTTAGGTGCCAATGCATCGCGTAACAGCCAAGTAAATTCTGGCAATGATCGTTTCTCTAAAGACCGCTTTAACGGAGGAAGATAG
- a CDS encoding adenylosuccinate synthase yields MGKNVVVLGTQWGDEGKGKVVDLLTDKASLVVRYQGGHNAGHTLVIDGEKTVLHLIPSGVLRDNVKCVIGNGVVLAPDALMKEITMLEERGVPVRERLLISEACPLILPYHVELDMAREKARGAKAIGTTGRGIGPAYEDKVARRGLRVGDLFNPEQFANKLREILEYHNFTLENYYKVEPVDFQKTFDDAMAVADILKSMVVDVTELLDQTREKGDNILFEGAQGTLLDIDHGTYPYVTSSNTTAGGVATGAGFGPLNLDYVLGIVKAYTTRVGSGPFPTELYDGVDKQDPVGKHLGEKGHEFGATTGRLRRTGWFDAVAMRRAVQINSISGFCMTKLDVLDGLETIKICTGYQLEDGTVTNVTPLAAEGYEKVTPVYEEMPGWSDNTFGVTRVEDLPKAAIDYIKRVEEITGVPVDIISTGPDRVETMIVRNPFAE; encoded by the coding sequence ATGGGTAAAAACGTCGTTGTACTAGGCACCCAGTGGGGTGACGAGGGGAAAGGAAAGGTCGTAGACCTCCTTACAGATAAAGCATCTTTAGTGGTCCGTTATCAAGGTGGGCACAATGCTGGTCACACTTTGGTGATTGATGGCGAGAAAACAGTTCTACACCTGATCCCGTCGGGTGTGCTACGTGACAACGTAAAATGTGTTATCGGTAATGGCGTAGTTCTGGCCCCCGACGCATTGATGAAAGAAATTACCATGCTTGAAGAGCGTGGCGTACCGGTGCGCGAGCGTCTGCTTATCTCTGAAGCGTGTCCGCTTATTCTGCCGTATCACGTTGAGCTTGATATGGCACGTGAAAAGGCGCGTGGCGCTAAAGCCATTGGTACCACAGGCCGTGGTATTGGTCCTGCGTATGAAGACAAGGTTGCACGCCGTGGTCTTCGTGTTGGTGACTTGTTCAACCCTGAGCAGTTTGCCAATAAGTTGCGCGAAATTCTTGAGTACCACAACTTCACTTTAGAAAACTACTACAAAGTTGAGCCAGTCGATTTCCAAAAGACGTTTGATGATGCCATGGCTGTGGCGGATATTCTTAAATCGATGGTTGTTGATGTGACTGAGCTATTGGATCAGACTCGTGAAAAAGGCGACAACATCCTGTTCGAAGGTGCACAAGGCACATTGCTGGATATCGACCACGGTACATACCCATATGTTACTTCATCTAACACCACCGCCGGTGGGGTGGCGACAGGAGCTGGTTTTGGCCCGCTGAATCTAGATTATGTGTTGGGTATTGTTAAAGCTTACACTACGCGTGTGGGTTCAGGTCCATTCCCAACAGAGCTTTATGATGGCGTTGATAAGCAAGACCCAGTGGGTAAACACCTTGGCGAAAAAGGCCACGAGTTTGGTGCTACGACCGGCCGTTTGCGCCGTACAGGTTGGTTTGATGCTGTGGCTATGCGCCGTGCGGTACAAATCAATAGCATCTCAGGCTTTTGTATGACCAAACTGGACGTACTTGATGGCCTAGAAACTATTAAGATTTGTACTGGTTATCAGCTTGAAGACGGCACTGTTACTAACGTTACACCGCTTGCTGCTGAAGGCTACGAAAAAGTAACGCCAGTGTATGAAGAAATGCCAGGCTGGAGCGATAACACCTTCGGTGTTACTCGTGTTGAAGACTTGCCTAAAGCGGCAATCGACTATATCAAGCGTGTTGAAGAAATCACCGGTGTTCCGGTTGATATTATTTCAACCGGCCCAGATCGTGTTGAAACCATGATTGTGCGCAACCCATTTGCTGAATAA
- the hflC gene encoding protease modulator HflC — MRNFSIILIIAAVVLSFSSVFVVPEGQRAIVLLFSKVQKDDTDNAVVYEPGLHFKVPFVAQVRKLDARIQTLDGTPDRFVTSEKKDLIVDSYVKWRVQNFSDFYLRTRGDKNYAETLLKQKVNNGLRTNFGARTIKEIVSGERSELMEEALVQASESARELGIEVLDVRVKQINLPDEVSNSIYQRMRAERTAVAKEHRSEGQEKAEEIRASVDRRVTVMLADAERNARSVRGQGDAQAAKIYANAYNKDPEFFGFLRSLDAYKKTFKNKQDVMVIEPDGEFFKYMKNAEPQ, encoded by the coding sequence GTGAGAAATTTTAGTATAATCCTCATTATTGCTGCAGTAGTACTTTCGTTTTCTTCGGTGTTTGTAGTACCAGAGGGGCAGCGCGCTATTGTGTTGTTATTCTCTAAAGTACAAAAAGACGATACCGACAACGCTGTGGTGTATGAGCCAGGCTTGCACTTTAAGGTGCCTTTCGTGGCGCAAGTGCGTAAGCTCGATGCGCGTATTCAAACCCTAGACGGAACTCCGGATCGCTTCGTAACCAGTGAGAAAAAAGATCTCATCGTTGATTCTTACGTGAAGTGGCGAGTACAAAACTTCAGTGATTTTTACCTACGTACCCGTGGCGATAAAAATTACGCTGAAACGTTACTAAAGCAAAAAGTAAACAATGGCCTTCGTACCAACTTCGGTGCGCGTACGATCAAAGAAATTGTTTCTGGTGAGCGTAGTGAGTTAATGGAAGAAGCCTTGGTTCAAGCCTCTGAAAGTGCGCGCGAGCTCGGAATTGAAGTCCTCGACGTACGGGTTAAACAAATCAACCTACCAGACGAGGTGAGTAATTCTATTTACCAACGTATGCGTGCTGAACGTACCGCTGTAGCGAAAGAGCACCGCTCTGAAGGTCAAGAGAAAGCGGAAGAAATCCGTGCTTCAGTGGACCGTCGGGTGACGGTTATGCTCGCCGATGCTGAGCGTAATGCGCGTTCTGTACGTGGTCAGGGTGATGCACAGGCGGCAAAAATCTACGCCAACGCTTATAACAAAGACCCTGAGTTTTTTGGTTTCTTGCGTAGCTTAGATGCATACAAGAAAACCTTTAAAAACAAGCAAGACGTGATGGTGATTGAGCCTGATGGTGAATTCTTCAAGTACATGAAGAACGCAGAACCACAGTAA
- a CDS encoding N-acetylmuramoyl-L-alanine amidase, with amino-acid sequence MLKIIITASKATLCAMLLVWATVAAAQNTIENVRVWPSPDSTRVVFDMQEKPDFSYFMLKNPLRLVVDINNTAHRKDYPAIEKKHQIVDKIRPSTPKKSGSTRVVFELLKATKPVIFSLAPTGPYKDRLVIDLYDKSDGQQAQNIPKNRVLETNRDIVIAIDAGHGGEDPGSIGPSGTYEKDITLQVAKRLERLINAERGMQAYMVRSGDYYVKLNNRSTKARKRKADFLVSIHADAFTSPQPRGASVWVLSLRRANSEIGKWIEDREKHSELLGGAADAIRDTASEKYLAQTLLDMSMDHSMKTGFKVAEEAIKELRKVAKMHKRYPQAASLAVLKSPDIPSILVETGFISNPQEERLLKTAAHQEKLAKAVFRSIRGYYRNNPPDDSLFATIKAQNPTRHKIRRGESLSVVASRYGVSVGAIKRVNKLKTDTVYIGQVLTIPNT; translated from the coding sequence ATGCTTAAAATAATCATAACCGCAAGCAAGGCAACCTTGTGCGCCATGTTGCTCGTATGGGCAACAGTGGCGGCAGCTCAAAACACCATAGAAAACGTGCGTGTATGGCCATCACCCGATAGCACGCGGGTGGTGTTTGATATGCAAGAAAAGCCAGATTTCAGCTATTTCATGCTGAAGAATCCATTACGCCTCGTCGTTGATATCAATAATACTGCGCACCGTAAAGACTACCCAGCAATTGAAAAGAAGCACCAAATTGTTGATAAAATCCGTCCTAGCACGCCGAAAAAGTCGGGTTCTACTCGAGTGGTGTTTGAGTTACTCAAAGCCACTAAGCCGGTCATTTTTTCTTTGGCTCCTACCGGGCCGTATAAAGACCGATTAGTCATTGACCTTTACGATAAAAGTGACGGTCAACAAGCCCAAAACATACCAAAAAATAGAGTATTAGAAACCAACCGTGACATTGTTATCGCGATCGATGCGGGTCACGGCGGTGAAGACCCCGGCTCTATTGGCCCAAGCGGCACCTATGAGAAAGACATCACTTTGCAAGTAGCTAAACGCTTAGAGCGATTGATTAATGCCGAACGGGGCATGCAAGCCTATATGGTGCGCAGCGGAGATTATTACGTCAAACTCAATAACCGCAGCACCAAAGCGCGCAAACGCAAAGCTGACTTTTTAGTGTCAATTCACGCTGATGCCTTTACCAGCCCACAGCCGCGAGGAGCGTCGGTGTGGGTGTTGTCTCTGCGTCGGGCTAATTCAGAAATAGGTAAATGGATTGAGGATAGGGAAAAACACTCTGAATTACTTGGGGGGGCTGCGGATGCCATTCGCGACACGGCCAGCGAAAAGTATTTAGCGCAGACGCTACTCGACATGTCCATGGATCACTCCATGAAAACCGGCTTTAAAGTGGCTGAAGAGGCCATCAAAGAATTACGTAAAGTGGCGAAAATGCATAAACGCTATCCGCAAGCGGCGAGTTTAGCAGTACTGAAATCGCCAGATATTCCCTCTATCTTGGTGGAAACGGGGTTTATATCCAACCCTCAAGAAGAGCGGTTGCTGAAAACGGCGGCGCACCAGGAAAAACTAGCTAAGGCGGTGTTCAGATCAATTCGTGGTTATTACCGTAATAACCCCCCTGATGACTCGCTATTTGCAACGATTAAGGCACAAAACCCAACACGACATAAGATTCGTCGCGGTGAGTCGTTAAGTGTCGTGGCGAGTCGTTATGGCGTCTCTGTCGGGGCTATTAAACGCGTCAATAAGCTAAAAACAGACACAGTCTACATTGGCCAAGTGTTAACCATTCCTAATACCTAA
- the hflX gene encoding ribosome rescue GTPase HflX, with translation MFDRYEAGEQAVLVHIEFPHEGDREDLHELEMLVSSAGVSSLAVVQGSRQAPHPKLFVGTGKAEEIAEIVKSHNADVIIFNHELSPSQERNLEKLCQCRVLDRTALILDIFAQRARTHEGKLQVELAQLRHISTRLIRGWTHLERQKGGIGLRGPGETQLETDRRLLRGRIKSILKRLDKVAKQREQGRRARNRNEIPSVSLVGYTNAGKSTLFNRITESEVYAADQLFATLDPTLRKLEVPDIGSVILADTVGFIRHLPHDLVAAFKATLTETREADLQLHVIDAADSRRKENIEQVQEVLEEIEANEIPQLLIYNKIDQLEDVEARIDRDDEGKPMRVWLSAQQGQGMELLKQAISELLAKQMLNADLRVPPSQGRLRGALYNLNSISSEDFDEQGNWLLSVNVPMSEWNKLKKEIGEQIDGYLT, from the coding sequence TTGTTTGACCGTTATGAAGCCGGCGAACAGGCAGTCTTAGTTCACATCGAATTTCCCCATGAAGGCGATAGAGAAGATCTTCATGAGTTGGAAATGTTGGTATCTTCTGCAGGTGTTAGCAGTCTGGCGGTTGTGCAAGGCAGTCGCCAGGCACCACACCCGAAGCTTTTCGTCGGCACGGGGAAGGCAGAAGAGATAGCTGAGATTGTCAAATCCCACAACGCAGATGTCATTATATTCAACCACGAATTAAGCCCATCACAAGAGCGCAACTTGGAAAAGTTGTGTCAATGTCGTGTGCTCGACAGAACTGCCCTTATCCTTGATATTTTTGCTCAGCGCGCCCGTACCCACGAGGGTAAATTACAAGTTGAATTGGCGCAGCTACGGCATATCTCCACCCGTTTAATACGTGGTTGGACGCACTTAGAAAGACAAAAGGGCGGTATTGGCTTACGCGGCCCTGGTGAGACGCAACTCGAGACCGATAGACGGCTGTTACGAGGGCGCATTAAAAGTATTTTAAAGCGTTTAGATAAGGTCGCTAAGCAGCGCGAGCAGGGTCGTCGTGCACGTAACCGCAACGAAATCCCGAGTGTCTCTCTGGTTGGCTACACTAACGCTGGGAAATCAACGCTATTCAACCGCATTACCGAGTCTGAGGTATATGCTGCAGATCAATTGTTCGCGACCTTAGACCCAACACTTAGAAAGCTTGAAGTGCCAGACATCGGTAGTGTTATTTTGGCCGATACCGTAGGTTTTATTCGCCACTTACCGCATGACTTAGTCGCGGCATTTAAAGCGACGCTGACCGAGACCCGTGAAGCCGATTTACAGCTCCATGTAATCGATGCGGCAGACTCGCGTCGTAAAGAGAATATAGAGCAGGTGCAAGAAGTACTAGAAGAGATTGAGGCGAACGAAATACCGCAGCTACTCATCTACAATAAGATTGACCAGCTTGAAGACGTTGAGGCGCGCATTGACCGCGATGATGAAGGCAAACCGATGCGAGTTTGGCTATCGGCGCAGCAAGGTCAAGGAATGGAGCTACTGAAGCAGGCTATTAGTGAGTTGCTCGCGAAGCAAATGCTTAATGCCGACTTGCGTGTGCCTCCCTCACAAGGGCGGCTGCGCGGCGCGTTATACAATCTCAATAGCATTAGCTCAGAGGACTTCGATGAGCAAGGAAACTGGCTGCTTAGCGTTAACGTACCAATGAGTGAATGGAATAAGTTGAAAAAGGAAATTGGTGAACAAATTGATGGCTACCTTACGTAG
- a CDS encoding tetratricopeptide repeat protein — MLLLTSVLSTTAHAAEPLEAVQLYTQDELVKLIRKNAHLKRVQDDDCQLVQDIAARASKMKLPSYQFLYGDMLAYNVCVERDVDLGVYYMRQAAEQGLAEALEQLGRYYDIGRLVQADKAMAIVYLREAAAQGNLPAQMRLVKLFNQGYGSPRDYEDAYRWLFHTQVADRNLHKKIGAQLSKLAQKMPDSVVARARLPVDQ, encoded by the coding sequence ATGTTATTACTGACCAGTGTGCTAAGCACCACAGCTCATGCGGCAGAGCCGTTAGAGGCCGTACAGCTGTATACACAGGATGAGTTGGTTAAATTAATACGTAAAAACGCCCATTTAAAGCGGGTGCAGGATGATGATTGCCAACTTGTGCAAGATATTGCCGCGCGCGCGAGTAAAATGAAGTTGCCCAGTTATCAGTTCCTCTACGGTGATATGCTCGCTTACAATGTGTGCGTTGAACGAGATGTGGACTTAGGTGTTTACTACATGCGCCAAGCCGCTGAGCAAGGCTTAGCAGAGGCGTTAGAGCAGCTGGGACGCTACTATGATATTGGCCGCTTAGTTCAGGCCGATAAAGCCATGGCTATCGTGTATTTGCGTGAAGCCGCTGCACAAGGCAACCTGCCAGCGCAAATGCGTTTGGTAAAGCTGTTTAATCAGGGCTACGGCAGTCCACGCGACTATGAAGATGCTTATCGCTGGCTGTTTCATACCCAAGTTGCAGATCGCAACCTACACAAGAAAATTGGTGCGCAGTTAAGTAAATTGGCGCAAAAAATGCCCGATAGCGTGGTTGCACGGGCACGATTACCGGTTGATCAATAA
- the hfq gene encoding RNA chaperone Hfq produces MAKGQSLQDPFLNALRRERIPVSIFLVNGIKLQGKIQSFDQFVILLENTVNQMVYKHAISTVVPARAVNFHGAQGLDAPESEEGNY; encoded by the coding sequence ATGGCAAAAGGCCAATCGTTACAAGACCCATTTTTGAATGCGCTACGTCGTGAGCGTATTCCTGTTTCAATTTTTTTAGTCAACGGCATAAAACTGCAAGGCAAGATTCAGTCTTTCGACCAATTTGTCATTTTGTTAGAGAACACTGTAAATCAAATGGTGTATAAGCACGCGATTTCCACTGTTGTGCCAGCCCGAGCAGTGAATTTTCATGGTGCGCAAGGACTCGACGCACCGGAGTCAGAAGAAGGGAATTATTAA
- a CDS encoding DUF2065 domain-containing protein codes for MSWQLLVSAFALMLIFEGLGPALFPKKWRAYMAQLASSDERTLKVVGIILILTGALVFHLINLV; via the coding sequence ATGAGCTGGCAATTGTTAGTAAGCGCCTTTGCGCTTATGCTTATTTTTGAAGGGCTAGGCCCAGCACTGTTTCCAAAAAAGTGGCGTGCATACATGGCGCAGCTAGCGAGCAGTGATGAACGCACCTTGAAAGTGGTGGGTATCATCTTAATCCTTACTGGCGCGCTTGTGTTCCACCTTATTAACCTCGTCTAG
- the tsaE gene encoding tRNA (adenosine(37)-N6)-threonylcarbamoyltransferase complex ATPase subunit type 1 TsaE: protein MTMRFDQYLADEQATVALGAQLAPLIADGAVIYMYGDLGAGKTTLTRGIVQGLGHKGKVKSPTYTLVEPYELAQVKVYHFDLYRLADPEELEFMGIRDYFDNRAVCILEWPSKGEGVIPRADLEITLEYTGEAREISIDAKSERGADVVTKLKGNA from the coding sequence ATGACCATGCGGTTTGACCAATATTTGGCGGATGAGCAAGCAACCGTCGCATTAGGGGCGCAACTAGCCCCACTTATCGCTGACGGTGCGGTGATCTATATGTACGGTGACTTAGGGGCGGGGAAAACCACGCTCACGCGTGGAATCGTGCAAGGGCTGGGTCATAAAGGTAAGGTTAAGAGTCCAACTTATACCTTAGTTGAACCTTATGAGCTAGCGCAGGTCAAAGTATATCATTTTGATTTATATCGATTAGCTGACCCAGAAGAGCTCGAATTCATGGGCATTCGGGATTATTTCGATAACCGCGCGGTGTGTATTTTGGAGTGGCCTAGTAAAGGTGAGGGGGTAATTCCTCGCGCTGATTTAGAAATCACGCTAGAGTATACAGGGGAAGCGCGTGAGATCAGTATCGACGCAAAATCTGAGCGTGGCGCTGATGTAGTAACAAAGTTAAAAGGCAATGCTTAA